The Ovis aries strain OAR_USU_Benz2616 breed Rambouillet chromosome 11, ARS-UI_Ramb_v3.0, whole genome shotgun sequence genome window below encodes:
- the METRNL gene encoding meteorin-like protein isoform X1, with protein sequence MRGATRAAGGRAGQLWPRPPAPGPGPPPLLLLLAVLLGGAGAQYSSDLCSWKGSGLTHEAHRKEVEQVYLRCSAGTVEWMYPTGALIVNLRPNTFSPSRNLTLCIKPLRGSSGANIYLEKTGELKLLVRDGDLGPGQAPCLGFEQGGLFVEATPQQDISRRTTGFQYELTSRRAGLDLHALSAPCRPCSHTEVLLAVCTSDFVVRGSIQKVTHEPERQESAIHLNVSRLYRQKSRVFRPAPEGEGGGWRGRVSTLLECGVRPGHGEFLFTGHMHFGEAWLGCAPRFKDFQRMYRDAEERGLNPCEMGTE encoded by the exons ATGCGGGGCGCGACGCGGGCGGCTGGGGGGCGCGCGGGGCAGCTGTGGCCGAggccccccgccccgggcccaggaccgccgccgctgctgctgctgctggccgtGCTACTGGGCGGCGCGGGCGCGCAGTACTCGAGCGACCTGTGCAGCTGGAAGGGGAG CGGGCTGACGCACGAGGCCCACAGGAAGGAGGTGGAGCAAGTTTACCTGCGCTGTTCGGCGGGCACCGTCGAGTGGATGTACCCGACTGGGGCGCTCATCGTGAACCTGCGGCCCAACACCTTCTCGCCCTCCCGGAACCTGACTCTGTGCATCAAGCCCCTCAGGGGCTCCTCGGGGGCCaatatttatttggaaaagaCTGGAGAACTGAAACTGCTGGTGCGGGATGGGGACCTCGGGCCCGGCCAGGCGCCGTGCTTAGGCTTTGAGCAGGGGGGCCTGTTCGTGGAGGCGACGCCACAGCAAGACATCAGCAGGAGGACCACGGGCTTCCAGTATGAGCTGACCAGCAGGCGCGCGGGGCTGGACCTGCACGCCCTGTCGG CCCCGTGCCGCCCTTGCAGCCACACAGAGGTTCTCTTGGCTGTCTGCACCAGTGACTTTG tCGTCCGAGGCTCCATCCAGAAAGTCACCCACGAGCCGGAGAGGCAGGAGTCGGCCATCCACCTGAACGTGAGCCGGCTCTACCGGCAGAAGAGCAGGGTGTTCCGGCCGGCCCCCGAGGGCGAGGGCGGAGGCTGGCGGGGGCGCGTCTCCACGCTACTGGAGTGCGGCGTCCGGCCCGGGCACGGCGAGTTTCTCTTCACCGGCCACATGCACTTTGGGGAGGCCTGGCTTGGCTGCGCCCCACGCTTCAAGGATTTCCAAAGGATGTACAGGGACGCTGAGGAGAGGGGGCTGAACCCCTGCGAGATGGGCACGGAGTAA
- the METRNL gene encoding meteorin-like protein isoform X2 has translation MGMSGVGSAATTLTPSDSPCSNLEFAIFPIKVLHSGLTHEAHRKEVEQVYLRCSAGTVEWMYPTGALIVNLRPNTFSPSRNLTLCIKPLRGSSGANIYLEKTGELKLLVRDGDLGPGQAPCLGFEQGGLFVEATPQQDISRRTTGFQYELTSRRAGLDLHALSAPCRPCSHTEVLLAVCTSDFVVRGSIQKVTHEPERQESAIHLNVSRLYRQKSRVFRPAPEGEGGGWRGRVSTLLECGVRPGHGEFLFTGHMHFGEAWLGCAPRFKDFQRMYRDAEERGLNPCEMGTE, from the exons ATGGGTATGAGTGGTGTGGGCTCTGCTGCCACCACACTGACCCCGTCAGATAGTCCCTGCAGCAACTTGGAATTTGCCATCTTTCCCATAAAGGTGCTCCACAG CGGGCTGACGCACGAGGCCCACAGGAAGGAGGTGGAGCAAGTTTACCTGCGCTGTTCGGCGGGCACCGTCGAGTGGATGTACCCGACTGGGGCGCTCATCGTGAACCTGCGGCCCAACACCTTCTCGCCCTCCCGGAACCTGACTCTGTGCATCAAGCCCCTCAGGGGCTCCTCGGGGGCCaatatttatttggaaaagaCTGGAGAACTGAAACTGCTGGTGCGGGATGGGGACCTCGGGCCCGGCCAGGCGCCGTGCTTAGGCTTTGAGCAGGGGGGCCTGTTCGTGGAGGCGACGCCACAGCAAGACATCAGCAGGAGGACCACGGGCTTCCAGTATGAGCTGACCAGCAGGCGCGCGGGGCTGGACCTGCACGCCCTGTCGG CCCCGTGCCGCCCTTGCAGCCACACAGAGGTTCTCTTGGCTGTCTGCACCAGTGACTTTG tCGTCCGAGGCTCCATCCAGAAAGTCACCCACGAGCCGGAGAGGCAGGAGTCGGCCATCCACCTGAACGTGAGCCGGCTCTACCGGCAGAAGAGCAGGGTGTTCCGGCCGGCCCCCGAGGGCGAGGGCGGAGGCTGGCGGGGGCGCGTCTCCACGCTACTGGAGTGCGGCGTCCGGCCCGGGCACGGCGAGTTTCTCTTCACCGGCCACATGCACTTTGGGGAGGCCTGGCTTGGCTGCGCCCCACGCTTCAAGGATTTCCAAAGGATGTACAGGGACGCTGAGGAGAGGGGGCTGAACCCCTGCGAGATGGGCACGGAGTAA